AATGTAACGAGAACCTGAGCCTCGCTTCATAGAAAGCAAAATGCGATCACTCACATGTTGCAAGGGCATATCAATGTAGGGAACAACTTTAGAAGAATTTTTGATGGCTTCAATAAGTGGGCCGGTAAATTCTAACGGATACATATAATGAAATCGCACCCAAAATTTGCCGGGAATTTTTTCAACTTCAGCAATGAGACGTGTGAGATTGGTTTGGTCTTTTAAATCAAAACCATACTCGTTTAAATCTTGGGCGATAAAATTAAATTCTTTGACCCCCATTGCATGCTGACGGCGCATGTCTTCTACAATTGAATCGATGGGGCGGCTGCGTAAATTGCCACGAATATGAGGAATCACGCAAAAACTACAGCGATGATTGCAACCTTCAGAAACTTTCACGTAAGCGTAATGCCGCGGGGTTGATAAAACCCTGGGGGCATCAGGGTCAGGCAAAATTTGCTTATCGCTTACATAACTGCGAGCAATAATTTCACTGCCGCCCAATTTTTGTTTGAGCAATTTGCCAATTTTATTAAACTCACCCAAGCCCACAAATAAATCTACTTCGGGAATTTCTAACTCGAGCTCTTTTAAATAGCGCTGCGTTAAACACCCCGAAGCCACCAATAGTTTAGCTCGCCCTTTAGCTTTGTGTTCTGCCATTTCTAAAATTTGATTGATCGATTCGCGTTTGGAATCTTCGACAAAACCACAGGTATTCACCACAATTACATCGCTCTTTTCGGGCTGAGTAGAAAGATGAAACCCTTCTTGTTTTAAAAACCCCAACATCATTTCAGAATCGACAAGATTTTTGGAGCACCCCAAGGTTACCAAACACACGGAAGGTTTTTTTGTCGAAGAACTTACACTTGGCATGATGCAGAACTCTTACAAAAAGATTTTCGCACGTCAAGATGCGGAAATGAAATTGAGAAATATTTGTGCGAAGTCTTTTCGAGGTAGGGAGAGGCCAATGGAGAGCCCGCGCCCGGTCGGCCTATGAGGGTCTCTGTCATTGCGAGCGAGCATCGTTTGCGAGCGTGGCAATCTCCAACATTTTAAAATTGAAGATTGCTTCACCCCTAAAGGGGTTCGCAATGACAGAGGCCCTTCTAGGCCGACCGGGCGCGAGTTCTCCAGTGGTTTTGAGCCTACTTCAAAAAGACGTGACTCTATTTGCAGATGAAATGAAGAATAAAAAGGAAGATTGCCACGCTCGCCAATGGGGCTCGCTCGCAATGACAGTATTATTATAAGAGGTCGGTGGAACCCATGAGGTATTTGTCTACTTCACGGGCAGTTTGGCGCCCATCGGCAATGGCCCATACCACGAGTGATGCCCCCCGCGATACATCGCCAGCTGCAAAAACTCCTGGAACGGATGTCATGCGTTGACTGTTGATTTTCACTGCACTTTTTTCATTGTATTGCACCCCGAGCTGCTCAAGTAACCCGTTCTTAACGGGCGACACAAAACCCATGGCAAGCAACACGAGATCGGCTTTTATTTCAAATTCGCTCCCTGGGATTTCTACCAATTGCATTTTGCCCGAAGCATCTTTTTTCATCTCGACTTTAACCCCATGCAACTTTTCGACTTTGGCCTCCCCTGAGAATTTTTTGGTCAACAAACTCCATTGTCGCTCGCAACCCTCTTCTTGGGAAGAAGAAGTACGCAACATATAAGGCCAATAAGGCCAGGGAGTGCTGGGATCACGGGCTTCGGGTGGCCGCGACATAATTTCAAACTGATGAACTTCTTTGGCACCCTGACGGTTGGCAGTACCCACACAATCCGAACCGGTATCGCCGCCTCCAATGACAATCACAACTTTGTCTTTGGCGAAGATGGCTTGAGCAGTATCAAGCTTATCACCAGCAACGCGTTTATTATTTTGGGTTAAGTAATCCATGGCTAAATGAACCCCGGGCAAGTCTCGGCCTGGAATATGCAATTCGCGAGGAGCTTCGGCCCCCATGGCCAATACCACGGCGTCAAACTGCTTTTTTAATTCATCGGCCTTGAGTTGCGCCCCAATATGAACATTGGTTTTAAATTGTACCCCTTCTTTTTGCATTTGGGCCATGCGACGATCGATGATGGCCTTTTCCATTTTAAAATCGGGGATCCCATAACGTAATAAACCACCAATCCGATCGCTTTTTTCAAACACGGTCACATCATGGCCAGCCCTGGCCAATTGCTGAGCACAAGCTAACCCCGCAGGCCCCGAACCAATCACGGCCACTTTTTTGCCCGTTTTACGGATAGGCAGCACGGGTTTAATGATGCCTAAACCAAAGGCTTTGTCGGCAATAGATTTTTCAATATTTTTGATGGTCACCGGCGGTTCAATAATTCCCAACACACAAGCGGTTTCGCAAGGTGCGGGGCAGACCCGCCCGGTAACTTCCGGGAAATTATTGGTGGAATGTAAACGAATGGAGGCCTCTTCCCATTCGTTGCGATAAACTAAATCGTTCCACTCAGGGATAATATTACCCAGCGGGCAACCGGTGTGGCAAAAGGGAATGCCACAATCCATACAACGTGCCCCTTGCTCGCGAATTTTTTCTTCGGATAATTTTTGAGCAAACTCGTGGTAGTGCTTGACCCGTTGTTTGGCCGGCTCTTCAGGGGGTAATTCCCTTGGAAATTCTAAAAATCCTGTTAACTTTCCCATTGCTTTAAGCCACCTTTGTATCTGTCTCGCCTTCTTCTTCTAGTTCTTTTAAGGCCAGCTTATAG
The nucleotide sequence above comes from Deltaproteobacteria bacterium. Encoded proteins:
- the rimO gene encoding 30S ribosomal protein S12 methylthiotransferase RimO encodes the protein MPSVSSSTKKPSVCLVTLGCSKNLVDSEMMLGFLKQEGFHLSTQPEKSDVIVVNTCGFVEDSKRESINQILEMAEHKAKGRAKLLVASGCLTQRYLKELELEIPEVDLFVGLGEFNKIGKLLKQKLGGSEIIARSYVSDKQILPDPDAPRVLSTPRHYAYVKVSEGCNHRCSFCVIPHIRGNLRSRPIDSIVEDMRRQHAMGVKEFNFIAQDLNEYGFDLKDQTNLTRLIAEVEKIPGKFWVRFHYMYPLEFTGPLIEAIKNSSKVVPYIDMPLQHVSDRILLSMKRGSGSRYIRQLLAKLNQAIPEITLRTTFIVGYPGETETEFQELLDFINEGHFAHVGAFKYSDEETTAAAKLPGRIPDEVKQERYTQLMQAQSDISLAKNREKVGKVFEVLSEGVSPEHEWVMQARLTCQAPEVDGVTYLSECVPGSAQQGEFLKVKITEAHEYDLVAQPVS
- a CDS encoding glutamate synthase subunit beta; its protein translation is MGKLTGFLEFPRELPPEEPAKQRVKHYHEFAQKLSEEKIREQGARCMDCGIPFCHTGCPLGNIIPEWNDLVYRNEWEEASIRLHSTNNFPEVTGRVCPAPCETACVLGIIEPPVTIKNIEKSIADKAFGLGIIKPVLPIRKTGKKVAVIGSGPAGLACAQQLARAGHDVTVFEKSDRIGGLLRYGIPDFKMEKAIIDRRMAQMQKEGVQFKTNVHIGAQLKADELKKQFDAVVLAMGAEAPRELHIPGRDLPGVHLAMDYLTQNNKRVAGDKLDTAQAIFAKDKVVIVIGGGDTGSDCVGTANRQGAKEVHQFEIMSRPPEARDPSTPWPYWPYMLRTSSSQEEGCERQWSLLTKKFSGEAKVEKLHGVKVEMKKDASGKMQLVEIPGSEFEIKADLVLLAMGFVSPVKNGLLEQLGVQYNEKSAVKINSQRMTSVPGVFAAGDVSRGASLVVWAIADGRQTAREVDKYLMGSTDLL